Proteins co-encoded in one Ralstonia sp. RRA genomic window:
- a CDS encoding TetR/AcrR family transcriptional regulator — MPSYPAAPLADIDPVDTSGDSAAPRARRDPAGTRRRILAAALEEFSRGGFAGARVDAIARRAETNERMLYYYYGSKEKLFLTVLEHMYFRFKQAEEQVQIESSDPREAVIQLARFVWDFYYENPEFIRLLNSENLHEARHLKTSPHLGELVNPVIDVLRGVVERGQRSGIFHKDVDVSRLYLTISALGYYVLSNRYTISAVIGRDIASADEHEAFAQLHIKMLLAYLERPEG; from the coding sequence ATGCCGTCTTACCCAGCCGCGCCGCTCGCCGACATTGATCCCGTCGATACCTCGGGCGATTCTGCCGCACCCCGCGCACGTCGCGACCCCGCTGGCACACGCCGGCGCATCCTCGCTGCGGCACTTGAAGAGTTCTCACGCGGTGGCTTTGCCGGCGCCCGTGTCGACGCCATCGCCCGCCGCGCCGAGACCAACGAGCGCATGCTGTACTACTACTACGGCAGTAAGGAAAAGCTCTTCCTGACCGTGCTCGAGCACATGTACTTCCGCTTCAAGCAGGCTGAAGAGCAAGTGCAGATCGAGTCGTCCGACCCGCGCGAAGCGGTCATCCAGCTGGCGCGTTTCGTCTGGGATTTCTACTACGAGAACCCCGAGTTCATCCGCCTGCTCAACAGCGAGAACCTGCATGAGGCGCGGCACCTGAAGACGTCGCCGCACCTGGGGGAGCTGGTCAACCCGGTCATCGACGTGCTGCGTGGTGTGGTCGAGCGGGGTCAGCGCAGCGGCATCTTCCACAAGGATGTGGATGTCTCGCGGCTGTACCTCACGATCTCTGCGCTGGGCTACTACGTGCTGTCCAATCGCTACACGATCAGCGCGGTGATCGGCCGAGACATCGCCTCGGCTGACGAGCACGAAGCCTTCGCGCAGTTGCACATCAAGATGCTGCTGGCCTATCTGGAGCGGCCTGAGGGCTGA
- the phaZ gene encoding polyhydroxyalkanoate depolymerase, with protein MLYQLHEFQRALLSPMTAWAQATAKTFTNPLSPLSMVPGAQRYAAGYELLYRLGKEYEKPEFGIRSVKSNGRDIPIVEQTIIEKPFCRLIRFKRYADDAETIKLLKDEPIVLVCAPLSGHHSTLLRDTVRTLLQDHKVYVTDWIDARMVPAEAGAFHLSDYINYIREFINHIGADKLHVISVCQPTVPVLAAISLMASDGEKTPRTMTMMGGPIDARKSPTAVNSLATNKSHSWFETNVIYTVPANYPGHGRKVYPGFLQHAGFVAMNPDRHVSSHYDYYLSLIEGDTEDAEAHVRFYDEYNAVLDMAAEYYLETIRDVFQEFHLANGTWVIEGKPVRPQDIKGTALFTIEGELDDISGSGQTEAAHGLCTGIPKARKQHLTAPKCGHYGIFSGRRWREQVYPQLRDFIRQYDQGAPRIKAVA; from the coding sequence CCAGCGCGCCCTGCTCAGCCCGATGACGGCCTGGGCCCAAGCCACCGCCAAGACCTTCACCAACCCCTTGAGCCCGCTGTCGATGGTGCCTGGCGCCCAGCGCTACGCCGCCGGCTACGAGCTGCTCTATCGCCTGGGCAAGGAATACGAGAAGCCGGAATTCGGCATCCGCTCCGTCAAGTCCAACGGGCGCGACATCCCGATCGTTGAGCAGACGATCATCGAGAAGCCGTTCTGCCGCCTGATCCGCTTCAAGCGCTACGCCGACGACGCCGAAACCATCAAGCTGCTCAAGGACGAGCCGATCGTGCTGGTGTGTGCGCCGCTGTCGGGGCACCATTCGACGCTGCTGCGCGACACCGTGCGCACGCTGCTGCAGGATCACAAGGTGTACGTCACGGATTGGATCGACGCCCGCATGGTGCCGGCCGAAGCCGGCGCGTTCCATCTGTCGGACTACATCAACTACATCCGCGAGTTCATCAACCACATCGGTGCCGACAAGCTGCACGTGATCTCGGTGTGCCAGCCGACCGTGCCGGTGCTGGCTGCCATCTCGCTGATGGCCTCGGACGGCGAAAAGACGCCGCGCACCATGACCATGATGGGCGGCCCGATCGACGCCCGTAAGAGCCCGACCGCTGTCAACTCGCTGGCGACCAACAAGTCGCACAGCTGGTTCGAGACCAACGTGATCTACACGGTGCCGGCCAACTACCCGGGCCACGGCCGCAAGGTCTATCCGGGCTTCCTGCAGCACGCCGGCTTCGTGGCCATGAACCCGGACCGCCACGTCTCGTCGCACTACGACTACTACCTGAGCCTGATCGAAGGCGACACCGAAGACGCCGAAGCCCACGTCCGTTTCTACGACGAGTACAACGCCGTCCTCGACATGGCCGCCGAGTACTACCTCGAAACCATCCGCGACGTGTTCCAGGAGTTCCACCTGGCCAACGGCACGTGGGTCATCGAAGGCAAGCCGGTGCGCCCGCAGGACATCAAGGGCACCGCGCTGTTCACCATCGAAGGCGAGCTGGACGATATCTCCGGCAGCGGCCAGACCGAGGCGGCCCACGGCCTGTGCACCGGCATTCCCAAGGCGCGCAAGCAGCATTTGACGGCACCGAAGTGCGGCCACTACGGCATCTTCTCGGGCCGCCGCTGGCGCGAGCAGGTGTATCCGCAACTGCGCGATTTCATTCGCCAGTACGATCAGGGCGCACCCCGCATCAAGGCCGTCGCCTAA